The Montipora capricornis isolate CH-2021 chromosome 1, ASM3666992v2, whole genome shotgun sequence genome contains a region encoding:
- the LOC138050390 gene encoding uncharacterized protein has product MCEFGALKDEMIRDRLVCCITENSVRQKLLQEPKLSLKKCLDICRSAKATSAHLKAISGQSTSTDKPVDTVNAFDKRRKSKVPPKRRSKSPKHPVPEPKEDVLKCCKHCGRSHIKQRYKCPAFFKVCSACNKPNHFAEMCKSAPDRNSRTRSGVNMIDADSSSKEELLSVTFDLTEGSVHMVNEDKLPEKRIFVTMEIAGESV; this is encoded by the coding sequence atgtgtgaattcGGTGCTTTGAAAGACGAGATGATTCGCGATCGTCTTGTCTGCTGTATTACCGAGAACAGCGTTCGACAAAAGTTGTTGCAAGAGCCTAAATTGTCGCTGAAAAAGTGTTTGGATATCTGCAGATCTGCTAAAGCCACTAGCGCTCATCTTAAGGCGATCAGTGGGCAATCAACAAGTACAGACAAGCCAGTGGATACCGTGAATGCGTTCGACAAGCGAAGAAAATCGAAAGTGCCACCGAAACGTCGTAGCAAAAGTCCAAAACACCCTGTACCTGAGCCTAAAGAAGATGTGTTAAAGTGTTGTAAACACTGCGGAAGAAGTCACATTAAGCAACGCTACAAATGTCCTGCGTTTTTTAAGGTGTGCAGTGCTTGCAACAAACCAAATCATTTCGCCGAAATGTGCAAGAGTGCTCCCGATAGAAATAGCCGAACACGTAGCGGTGTTAACATGATCGATGCGGATTCTTCCTCCAAAGAAGAATTATTGTCTGTAACCTTCGACCTGACTGAAGGAAGTGTGCACATGGTGAACGAAGACAAGCTTCCCGAAAAGAGAATCTTCGTGACGATGGAAATCGCAGGAGAAAGTGTCTGA